A window of Pseudomonas mucidolens contains these coding sequences:
- the sctS gene encoding type III secretion system export apparatus subunit SctS, whose product MGQDVFLSLMNQALMTVLLLSAPALAVAIVVGLGVGLLQALTQIQDQTLPQAVKLVAVLLTIVFVGPLLASQVIELGNQVLDNFPLWTR is encoded by the coding sequence ATGGGCCAGGATGTCTTTCTTTCATTGATGAATCAGGCGCTGATGACGGTGCTGCTTCTGTCCGCCCCGGCGCTGGCTGTCGCGATTGTCGTGGGCTTGGGAGTGGGTTTGCTGCAGGCCCTGACCCAGATCCAGGACCAGACCCTGCCACAGGCGGTCAAGCTGGTGGCGGTGCTGCTGACGATCGTGTTCGTTGGGCCGCTACTGGCCAGCCAGGTGATTGAACTGGGTAACCAGGTGCTGGACAACTTCCCGTTGTGGACGCGCTGA
- a CDS encoding LysR family transcriptional regulator, with protein MDRFDAMQAFARVVETGSFTRAAHTLHMSKTTVTQLVQQLEARLRVKLLNRTTRKVKVTADGAVYYERVQSLLAALDDADTALSSAAAAPRGRLRVDVPSPLARFILIPALPDFQQRYPDIQLDLGVSDRQVSLIDESVDCVIRGGEITDTSLVARHIADLPLGVYAAPAYLALYGVPAHPRELKEGEHRVVGYRWARTGKALSYALRRLGEQLEVHGRHVLTVDDGNAYLAAGQAGLGILWLPRYMALQPVANGELVPLFEDWHIASMPLYLAYAPNRHVSRKLRVFMDWVVELMTTHVPQIALPTRPDTP; from the coding sequence ATGGATCGTTTCGATGCCATGCAAGCCTTTGCCCGGGTGGTAGAAACCGGCAGTTTTACCCGAGCCGCCCACACCTTGCACATGAGCAAAACCACCGTTACCCAGCTCGTCCAGCAACTGGAGGCACGCTTACGTGTGAAGTTGCTCAATCGCACGACCCGCAAGGTCAAGGTCACCGCCGATGGCGCTGTCTACTACGAGCGGGTGCAATCCTTGCTGGCAGCGCTGGATGACGCTGACACCGCGCTATCGAGCGCTGCGGCAGCGCCGCGCGGACGGCTGCGGGTGGATGTACCCAGTCCACTGGCGCGTTTTATATTGATTCCGGCGTTACCGGACTTCCAACAGCGATACCCGGACATCCAGCTGGATTTGGGTGTGAGCGACCGTCAGGTGAGCCTGATAGATGAGAGCGTTGATTGTGTGATTCGCGGCGGAGAGATCACCGACACCTCCCTGGTGGCGCGGCACATCGCCGACCTGCCGCTGGGCGTGTATGCAGCGCCCGCGTACCTGGCTCTCTACGGCGTGCCAGCACATCCGCGCGAATTAAAGGAAGGTGAGCACCGTGTCGTGGGATATCGCTGGGCACGAACCGGTAAAGCGCTCTCTTATGCCTTGCGGCGCCTGGGCGAGCAGTTGGAAGTGCATGGCCGGCATGTGCTGACCGTCGACGATGGCAATGCTTATCTGGCAGCCGGACAGGCAGGTCTGGGGATACTTTGGCTACCGCGATATATGGCCTTGCAACCCGTGGCGAACGGCGAACTTGTGCCGCTGTTCGAAGACTGGCACATCGCGTCGATGCCGCTCTATCTGGCCTATGCGCCGAACCGCCATGTCAGCCGAAAATTACGCGTATTCATGGACTGGGTGGTGGAGTTGATGACCACGCATGTACCACAGATTGCTCTGCCCACACGCCCTGACACTCCATAG
- the sctR gene encoding type III secretion system export apparatus subunit SctR, translating to MNGYQPNLIEIIVVVATIGLIPLAVVTLTGFMKISVVLFLIRNALGVQQTPPNMVLYGIALILSVYVTTPLIGDMYRQVQGRDLNIESIEQLTAFGDALRPPLQEHLARFANESERGFFIKATETIWSPEARADLRDDDLVVLVPAFVSSELTRAFEIGFLLYVPFLVVDLLVANVLMAMGMSMVSPTLISIPLKLFLFVALSGWSRLMHGLILSYGGA from the coding sequence ATGAATGGCTACCAGCCCAACTTGATTGAAATCATCGTGGTCGTCGCCACCATCGGTTTGATTCCGCTGGCGGTGGTGACCCTGACCGGTTTCATGAAAATCTCCGTGGTGCTGTTCCTGATCCGTAACGCCCTGGGCGTGCAACAGACACCGCCCAATATGGTGCTGTACGGCATCGCCCTGATCCTGTCGGTCTACGTCACCACACCGTTGATCGGGGACATGTACCGGCAGGTACAGGGCCGCGATCTCAACATCGAGAGTATCGAGCAGCTTACCGCCTTCGGCGATGCACTGAGGCCGCCATTGCAGGAGCACCTTGCGCGCTTCGCCAACGAAAGCGAGCGCGGTTTTTTTATCAAGGCCACTGAAACCATCTGGTCCCCCGAAGCCCGGGCCGACCTGCGCGACGATGATCTGGTGGTGCTGGTGCCGGCCTTCGTCAGCTCCGAGCTGACCCGTGCGTTCGAAATCGGTTTTCTGCTGTATGTGCCGTTTCTGGTGGTGGATTTGCTGGTGGCCAATGTGCTGATGGCCATGGGCATGTCCATGGTCTCACCGACGCTGATCTCCATACCGCTGAAGCTCTTTCTTTTTGTCGCCTTGAGCGGCTGGTCGCGCTTGATGCATGGCCTGATTCTCAGCTATGGGGGGGCATAA
- a CDS encoding type III effector HrpK domain-containing protein: MRIDSNARPADNQFPDSGVGQRFEKILGAARKHVSDKKADLGGAVGVAVQETVGTLIEALKQQHGRTLRNDETVPLQDLENLTAWLVNDEVVAYTARDKEGNEITISKEATPDYFDKVDALQKGNDEGFALRGDGALLSAEELASADILPPDEHTGFIRLTINGEKINVSKDVTPDLYNQLVWKQEGYQSKFYEQNSEIIETVRDRWDDWNGSDSIVSDKDLRKYAVDENRSAQEREAAQFLLDNKGFFDLLDTKAHNNKADGKISSNDLNAWLRPVAVKADDIGAYNDFLKASPNADATSLELAKHSALLLENFDEISDRTDSGKHLSREALQKYLDENPNISDDLKQALTFWSQTGAFEMLETAGKPLESRPDGKLGKNDIQNWLKNTSPKTSGDALLFLNQVANTNSVSSIDTSDLGKDVFENPGNYSVEQRAAVLQDLLKAQQLIIDGAAAGMWSDDYGKVSIANAVRSHPDPNKLLADVNSHIEQLQSDPEVVKFLNETTSTQMANLFEAVPGLKDSVQKNYDDIKSGAALDALWDKHTKDGSTDQQAVLAEYLSTATLYQEALGINDRAEIQKGLAASQHAQAFQDYYEHSLASGTRLEELMKTGTFEEAIGTFSAEVALYNATLDPSITAGFDAQLNDNFSRVGRDNAMKDGTFDDLKQALGINGGDELDEAKVRTMAETLIQSNPELVTNQDGTVATADQIVAGIRSDWDILRQGTKSLAELKSSLLKPDGALKNASDKGVLHGVSGIFMAGVTIAKGAQNGANLTERNIIDITTGSVMTTTLLTEGGAKNLKSYLKNEKNIDLHPKIKAFFDDPIKSLTGIADKFESGAKGIGGLAGMVAGAYGIFDGVQSIRKGDLVSGGISITSGALASLSGLASAIEGGAALFGNLALKAAMAPLAGVLGTVAAGVGAVALLLPGLIAEGKRQTQQDHFGDLLGDYLTQYEIDGVQGGDIYDVPDEDWPQTD; encoded by the coding sequence TTGCGAATCGACAGCAACGCCCGCCCCGCAGATAACCAATTCCCTGATTCTGGAGTAGGTCAGCGCTTTGAGAAAATACTTGGCGCGGCCCGCAAGCACGTCAGCGATAAAAAGGCTGACCTGGGCGGTGCGGTAGGCGTGGCGGTGCAAGAAACGGTTGGCACCTTGATCGAGGCGCTGAAGCAGCAACACGGACGCACGCTGCGCAACGACGAAACCGTACCGCTCCAGGATCTCGAGAACCTCACGGCATGGCTGGTAAATGACGAGGTGGTGGCCTACACAGCCCGGGACAAAGAGGGCAATGAAATCACTATCAGCAAGGAAGCGACGCCTGATTACTTCGACAAGGTTGATGCGTTGCAAAAGGGCAACGACGAAGGCTTTGCATTGCGCGGCGATGGCGCGCTTCTATCAGCAGAAGAGCTGGCGAGCGCAGACATTTTGCCCCCGGATGAACACACTGGCTTTATCCGCCTGACTATCAATGGCGAAAAGATCAACGTCTCGAAGGATGTGACGCCCGACCTCTACAACCAGCTGGTCTGGAAACAGGAAGGCTACCAGAGCAAGTTTTACGAACAGAACAGCGAGATCATCGAAACGGTCCGTGATCGATGGGACGACTGGAATGGCTCCGACAGTATTGTCAGTGATAAGGATTTGAGGAAGTACGCTGTCGATGAAAATCGAAGCGCGCAAGAGCGCGAGGCGGCCCAGTTCCTGCTCGATAACAAAGGGTTTTTTGACCTGCTTGATACCAAGGCACACAACAACAAGGCCGACGGCAAAATCAGCAGCAACGATCTGAATGCGTGGCTACGCCCTGTTGCAGTCAAAGCCGACGACATCGGTGCCTATAACGACTTTCTGAAAGCTTCCCCGAATGCTGACGCAACCTCTTTGGAGCTTGCGAAGCATTCGGCGCTGCTGCTGGAGAACTTTGACGAGATCAGCGATCGGACCGATAGCGGTAAACACCTGTCGCGCGAGGCCTTGCAGAAATACCTGGATGAAAACCCGAACATCAGCGATGACTTGAAGCAAGCCCTGACTTTCTGGTCGCAGACGGGGGCGTTCGAAATGCTCGAAACCGCTGGGAAACCATTGGAGAGCAGACCTGATGGAAAGCTCGGCAAGAACGATATCCAAAACTGGCTGAAGAACACCAGTCCCAAGACCTCTGGGGACGCACTGCTATTCCTTAACCAGGTAGCGAATACCAACTCGGTCTCCAGCATCGATACCAGTGACCTGGGCAAGGACGTCTTCGAAAATCCAGGCAACTATTCCGTCGAACAGCGGGCGGCGGTGTTACAGGATTTGCTCAAGGCCCAACAGTTGATCATCGACGGTGCGGCTGCAGGTATGTGGAGTGATGACTACGGTAAGGTGTCCATCGCCAACGCTGTGCGCAGCCATCCAGATCCCAACAAGCTACTTGCCGATGTCAACAGCCACATTGAGCAGCTACAAAGCGATCCCGAGGTGGTCAAGTTTCTTAATGAAACCACCTCGACGCAAATGGCCAATCTGTTTGAGGCAGTTCCTGGGTTAAAGGACTCGGTGCAAAAAAACTACGATGACATCAAGTCTGGTGCAGCTCTTGATGCGCTATGGGATAAGCATACGAAAGACGGCAGCACTGACCAACAGGCGGTGCTGGCCGAATACCTCTCGACGGCAACGCTTTATCAGGAAGCGCTCGGCATCAATGATCGGGCAGAAATTCAGAAGGGGCTCGCTGCCTCTCAGCATGCCCAGGCGTTCCAGGATTATTACGAGCACTCGCTTGCTTCCGGGACGCGACTGGAAGAACTGATGAAAACGGGCACCTTCGAAGAAGCGATCGGCACCTTCTCCGCGGAGGTCGCACTCTACAACGCGACGCTGGATCCCAGCATCACCGCAGGTTTCGACGCGCAGTTGAACGACAATTTCAGCCGGGTCGGGCGCGACAACGCGATGAAAGACGGCACCTTCGATGACCTCAAGCAAGCCCTGGGTATCAATGGCGGTGACGAGCTTGACGAGGCCAAGGTCAGGACGATGGCCGAGACGCTTATCCAGTCCAATCCGGAACTGGTGACCAATCAGGATGGCACCGTCGCAACGGCCGACCAGATCGTCGCGGGTATCCGTTCGGATTGGGACATCCTGCGCCAAGGCACCAAGTCGCTTGCGGAGTTGAAGTCGTCCTTGCTCAAACCCGACGGCGCCCTCAAGAACGCGTCTGACAAAGGGGTACTGCATGGCGTCAGCGGCATCTTCATGGCTGGCGTGACGATCGCCAAAGGCGCTCAGAATGGCGCAAACCTGACCGAACGAAACATCATCGACATCACCACAGGATCGGTCATGACGACGACCCTGCTCACCGAGGGTGGTGCCAAGAACCTGAAAAGCTACCTGAAAAACGAAAAAAACATTGATCTTCATCCCAAAATCAAAGCCTTTTTCGACGACCCCATAAAATCTCTCACTGGCATTGCCGACAAGTTTGAAAGCGGTGCCAAGGGTATCGGCGGTCTGGCCGGCATGGTTGCGGGTGCGTACGGAATCTTTGATGGGGTTCAGTCGATTCGCAAGGGCGACCTCGTCAGTGGCGGTATCAGCATCACTTCAGGCGCACTGGCGTCGTTGTCGGGCCTGGCATCAGCGATTGAGGGCGGCGCAGCCCTTTTTGGCAATTTGGCACTCAAGGCGGCGATGGCTCCGCTGGCAGGAGTCCTAGGCACCGTGGCGGCGGGCGTCGGCGCGGTTGCCCTGTTGCTTCCGGGCCTTATTGCGGAGGGCAAGCGACAGACGCAGCAAGACCACTTCGGCGACCTGCTCGGCGACTATCTGACACAGTACGAAATCGATGGCGTGCAGGGCGGTGATATCTACGACGTTCCCGACGAGGATTGGCCGCAAACCGACTGA
- a CDS encoding OprD family porin — protein sequence MKLSHHSLARSITAASLTLSIGLPAWAEDAGFLEGAKTDLLVRNYYFNRDFRDRGAAKSQVEEWAQGVILKFNSGYTPGFVGFGLDGIAMFGLKLDSSPGTSGSDLLPIQGDGRAADNFGRAGAAFKMRMSASELKIGELLPDVPVLRYDDGRLLPQTFRGAMLDSREIEGLGVQAGQYRSVSLRNSSDMQDLSAWAAPGVTSDGFNYAGVEYRFNQQRTLVGAWHSQLEDIYRQSYFNLLHKQPVGDWVLGANLGYFIDKEDGRARIGEIQSRTAFALLSAATGGHTVYLGLQKVSGDSPWMSVYGSSGRTLGNDMFNGNFSNADERSWQARYDYNFAAMGVPGLLAMVRYGHGENATTQTGTNGREWERDTEVSYTFQSGDLKNLSVRLNNATNRRSFSSDFDQTRLIISYPLAL from the coding sequence ATGAAGCTCTCTCACCACAGCCTTGCACGTTCGATAACCGCAGCCTCGCTGACCTTGTCCATCGGCCTGCCGGCCTGGGCCGAAGACGCCGGTTTTCTCGAGGGTGCGAAGACCGATCTGCTCGTGCGCAACTATTACTTCAATCGGGATTTTCGCGATCGCGGAGCGGCCAAGAGTCAGGTCGAAGAATGGGCCCAGGGCGTTATTCTCAAGTTCAATTCCGGCTACACACCGGGTTTCGTTGGTTTCGGTCTGGACGGCATCGCCATGTTCGGCCTCAAGCTCGACAGCAGTCCCGGGACCAGTGGTTCGGATCTGCTGCCGATACAGGGCGATGGACGGGCGGCGGATAATTTCGGACGCGCCGGTGCGGCGTTCAAGATGCGCATGTCTGCCAGCGAATTGAAGATCGGCGAATTACTGCCGGATGTTCCTGTGCTGCGCTACGACGATGGTCGGCTACTGCCCCAGACTTTCCGCGGGGCCATGCTCGATTCTCGGGAAATCGAAGGGCTGGGGGTACAGGCAGGGCAGTATCGCTCGGTGAGCCTGCGCAACTCTTCGGACATGCAGGACCTCTCGGCCTGGGCGGCTCCGGGCGTTACCTCCGATGGCTTCAATTACGCGGGTGTCGAATATCGTTTCAATCAGCAGCGAACCCTGGTCGGGGCCTGGCATTCGCAGCTTGAAGACATCTACCGCCAGAGCTACTTCAACCTCTTGCACAAGCAGCCGGTGGGCGATTGGGTGCTGGGGGCGAACCTGGGTTACTTCATCGACAAGGAGGACGGGCGTGCGCGTATCGGCGAGATCCAGAGCCGCACTGCCTTTGCCTTGCTCTCGGCGGCAACTGGCGGCCATACCGTGTACCTGGGACTGCAGAAGGTCAGTGGCGACAGTCCGTGGATGTCTGTCTACGGCAGCAGTGGCCGGACCTTGGGTAATGACATGTTCAACGGTAACTTCAGCAACGCTGATGAGCGCTCCTGGCAGGCCCGCTATGACTACAATTTTGCCGCGATGGGCGTGCCAGGGCTATTGGCGATGGTGCGTTACGGCCATGGGGAGAACGCTACCACCCAGACGGGCACTAACGGCAGGGAGTGGGAGCGCGATACCGAGGTGAGCTATACCTTCCAGAGTGGTGATTTGAAGAACCTCAGTGTGCGCCTGAATAACGCGACCAATCGGCGCAGTTTCAGCAGCGATTTTGACCAGACTCGGCTGATTATCAGTTATCCGCTGGCGCTGTAA
- the sctT gene encoding type III secretion system export apparatus subunit SctT — protein MNIELANQFIEVAYPVISSAALSASRAMGVVVITPAFNRLGLTGMIRSCVAVSIAIPMFVPVYGAFTALPDHGGFFLAGLLVKEFLIGILIGLLFGIPFWAAEVAGELVDLQRGSTMAQLLDPLSSGESSVMATLLTVMLIALFFMSSGFIMMVDGYYHSYLLWPVTAFTPLFASSALMAVLQILDQVMRIGVIMVGPLIICMLVTDLMLAYLSRMAPNLHIFDLSLPVKNLFFSILMVVYISFLIPVMIDQLGEFRGIVELLKTLAGSA, from the coding sequence ATGAATATAGAGCTTGCCAACCAGTTCATCGAAGTCGCCTACCCCGTCATCAGCTCGGCGGCGCTGTCCGCCAGCCGCGCCATGGGCGTGGTGGTAATCACCCCGGCCTTCAACCGCCTGGGCCTGACCGGCATGATTCGCAGCTGCGTCGCGGTGTCCATTGCCATTCCCATGTTTGTTCCGGTGTACGGCGCTTTCACGGCATTGCCGGACCATGGTGGTTTTTTTCTGGCGGGTTTACTGGTCAAGGAATTCCTGATCGGCATCCTCATCGGCCTGCTGTTCGGCATTCCGTTTTGGGCCGCGGAGGTGGCTGGCGAGTTGGTCGACCTGCAGCGTGGCTCGACCATGGCCCAACTGCTCGACCCGTTGTCATCGGGCGAGTCCAGTGTCATGGCCACTTTGCTGACGGTGATGCTGATCGCCCTGTTTTTCATGTCCAGCGGTTTCATAATGATGGTCGACGGCTATTACCACAGCTACCTTTTATGGCCCGTTACCGCGTTCACACCGTTGTTCGCCAGTTCGGCGCTGATGGCGGTGCTGCAGATCCTTGACCAGGTGATGCGCATCGGCGTGATCATGGTCGGGCCGCTGATCATCTGTATGCTGGTCACCGACCTGATGCTCGCCTATCTGTCGCGCATGGCGCCCAACCTGCACATCTTCGACCTGTCATTGCCGGTGAAGAATCTGTTCTTCAGTATCTTGATGGTGGTCTACATCAGTTTCCTGATCCCGGTGATGATCGACCAGCTTGGCGAATTTCGCGGCATCGTGGAGCTGCTCAAGACTCTGGCGGGCTCGGCATGA
- a CDS encoding EscU/YscU/HrcU family type III secretion system export apparatus switch protein, whose amino-acid sequence MSDSSEEKSQPATDKKLREARKKGQVSKSQDLVSGMVILFCTLCISIMVPKAQAQITALLDLIALIYIEPFHSVWPRVLDTAEQLLINLTLPVVAVTVGTVILTNIITMRGVVFSVEPIKPDIKRINPSEGFKRIFSMRSFVEFLKGVVKVVLLGLAFCVVGRMALQALMESSRCGAGCIESTFYLVLKPLVFTVLAAFLLVGAADVLMQRWLFGRDMKMTLSEQKRERKDSDGDPMIKQERQRQRREMQALANKLGVNRASLMVGSAGGWVVGIRYVRGETPVPVVVCKAEFEEAAQMLAQASDLGIAHSLDSVLAKEIARRAVPGDPVPDNTFQAVADMLVAARLI is encoded by the coding sequence ATGAGCGATAGCAGCGAGGAGAAATCCCAGCCGGCAACGGACAAGAAGCTCCGTGAGGCGCGCAAGAAAGGCCAGGTGTCGAAGAGTCAGGACCTGGTCTCGGGCATGGTCATCCTGTTCTGCACGCTGTGCATCTCGATCATGGTACCCAAGGCCCAGGCACAGATCACCGCGTTGCTGGACCTGATCGCGCTGATCTACATCGAGCCCTTTCACAGCGTCTGGCCACGCGTGCTGGACACCGCCGAGCAATTGCTGATCAACCTCACCCTGCCGGTGGTGGCCGTGACCGTGGGGACGGTGATCCTGACCAACATCATCACCATGCGTGGCGTGGTGTTCTCGGTCGAACCGATCAAGCCAGACATCAAGCGCATCAACCCGTCCGAAGGTTTCAAACGCATTTTTTCGATGCGCAGTTTCGTCGAATTCCTGAAGGGCGTGGTCAAGGTCGTACTCTTGGGCCTGGCCTTCTGCGTGGTCGGGCGCATGGCGTTACAGGCGCTGATGGAGTCATCGCGCTGCGGCGCTGGCTGCATCGAATCGACCTTCTACCTGGTGCTTAAGCCGCTGGTATTCACGGTGCTGGCCGCCTTCTTGCTGGTCGGCGCGGCAGACGTGCTGATGCAACGCTGGTTGTTCGGCCGCGACATGAAAATGACCCTCAGCGAACAGAAGCGCGAACGCAAGGACAGCGACGGCGATCCGATGATCAAGCAGGAGCGCCAACGCCAACGCCGCGAAATGCAAGCCCTGGCCAACAAGCTGGGGGTGAACCGTGCATCGTTGATGGTCGGCTCCGCGGGTGGCTGGGTGGTGGGCATACGTTACGTGCGCGGTGAAACCCCGGTGCCGGTCGTGGTGTGCAAGGCCGAGTTCGAGGAGGCGGCGCAGATGCTCGCGCAGGCCTCGGACCTGGGGATCGCCCATAGCCTTGATAGCGTCCTGGCCAAGGAAATCGCCCGACGGGCAGTGCCGGGGGACCCGGTGCCGGACAATACCTTCCAGGCCGTGGCGGATATGCTGGTGGCCGCACGGTTGATTTGA
- a CDS encoding MFS transporter, which produces MSFDLQRRVDSGPMNSFQYVAIGICIVLNMIDGFDVLVMAFTAASVSAEWSLSGAQIGLLLSAGLFGMAAGSLFIAPWADRFGRRPLILFCLGISGLGMLLSALSQTPMQLALLRGLTGLGIGGILASSNVIASEYSSKRWRGLAVSLQSTGYALGATLGGLLAVWLLTHWGWRSVFLFGGVVTLVVIPLVLLWLPESLDFLLARRPANALARINRLARRLGQPALAQMPAAVLKQPGAASGFGVLLAPAMRRTTLLIWLLFFLVMFGFYFVMSWTPKLLVAAGLSAQQGITGGVLLSVGGIFGAALIGGLASRWPLTRVLSLFMLITAGLLVLFVGSGSSIAAALGLGLLIGLFSNGCVAGLYALSPVVYDASVRATGVGWGIGIGRIGAIISPTVAGFLLDDGWQPLHLYGVFASVFVIAAGCLLLLKLPRAQAEPALASA; this is translated from the coding sequence ATGAGCTTCGATCTGCAGCGCCGCGTGGACAGCGGCCCCATGAATTCCTTTCAATACGTGGCGATCGGCATCTGCATTGTGCTGAACATGATCGATGGTTTCGATGTGTTGGTCATGGCGTTCACCGCGGCGTCGGTGTCGGCCGAATGGAGCCTGAGCGGTGCACAGATCGGCTTGTTGCTCAGCGCTGGGCTGTTCGGCATGGCCGCTGGTTCATTGTTTATCGCGCCTTGGGCCGACCGCTTCGGTCGACGCCCATTGATCCTGTTCTGCCTGGGGATTTCCGGGCTCGGCATGCTGCTCTCGGCGCTGAGTCAGACCCCCATGCAACTGGCCTTGCTGCGCGGTCTCACAGGCCTGGGCATCGGCGGCATCCTGGCCAGCAGCAACGTGATTGCCAGCGAGTACTCCAGCAAGCGCTGGCGCGGTTTGGCGGTCAGCCTGCAATCCACCGGCTACGCCCTGGGCGCGACTCTCGGCGGCTTGCTCGCGGTGTGGCTGTTGACTCACTGGGGCTGGCGCTCGGTGTTTCTGTTTGGTGGCGTGGTGACCTTGGTGGTGATTCCATTGGTGCTGCTGTGGCTGCCGGAGTCCCTGGACTTTCTGCTCGCCCGCCGCCCGGCCAACGCCCTGGCGCGGATCAATCGCCTGGCCCGGCGCCTGGGGCAACCGGCGCTGGCGCAAATGCCGGCGGCGGTGCTCAAGCAACCCGGCGCTGCCAGCGGTTTCGGCGTGCTATTGGCACCAGCCATGCGCCGCACCACGTTGCTGATCTGGCTGCTGTTTTTCCTGGTGATGTTCGGCTTCTACTTCGTCATGAGTTGGACCCCGAAACTGCTGGTCGCCGCTGGTTTGTCGGCACAGCAAGGCATTACCGGCGGGGTGCTGCTGAGCGTCGGCGGAATCTTCGGTGCGGCGCTGATCGGTGGCCTGGCCTCACGCTGGCCGCTGACCCGGGTGTTGTCGCTGTTCATGCTGATCACGGCCGGCTTGTTGGTGCTGTTCGTCGGCTCGGGTTCCTCGATTGCCGCGGCCCTGGGGCTCGGCTTGCTGATCGGCTTGTTCTCCAACGGCTGCGTCGCCGGTCTCTATGCGCTGTCGCCCGTGGTCTATGACGCCTCGGTGCGTGCCACCGGAGTCGGCTGGGGCATTGGTATCGGGCGCATCGGCGCGATTATTTCGCCGACCGTGGCCGGCTTTCTGCTCGACGACGGCTGGCAGCCGCTGCACTTGTACGGGGTTTTTGCCAGTGTGTTCGTGATTGCCGCCGGCTGTCTGTTACTCCTCAAACTGCCCAGGGCCCAGGCCGAACCTGCACTGGCCAGCGCCTAG
- a CDS encoding RidA family protein, with product MNQRDVVFPVGRQAIYERNRYSPAVRSNGLLFVSGQVGSREDGSPEPELKAQVRRAFENLNAVLAAAGCSFDDVQDVTVFMVEPQTIFEQVWEVVPEYWGEAPFPTITAVGVTWLYGFDFEIKVVAKLPEV from the coding sequence ATGAACCAACGAGACGTTGTATTCCCTGTGGGCCGGCAGGCTATTTACGAGCGCAATCGCTATTCACCGGCGGTGCGCAGCAATGGCTTGCTCTTCGTTTCCGGCCAAGTGGGCAGCCGTGAAGATGGATCCCCGGAACCGGAACTCAAGGCGCAAGTTCGACGCGCTTTCGAGAACCTCAACGCGGTGCTGGCCGCAGCCGGTTGCAGCTTTGATGATGTCCAGGATGTAACCGTCTTCATGGTTGAGCCGCAGACGATCTTCGAGCAGGTATGGGAGGTTGTGCCTGAGTATTGGGGCGAGGCGCCTTTTCCAACGATTACGGCGGTAGGGGTGACCTGGCTGTATGGTTTCGATTTTGAGATCAAGGTGGTGGCTAAACTGCCTGAGGTGTAA